cagtgttacAGCAATTACTCTCCTGTGTTCATTATTAGTTTATAGTCACTCAGGGCATTCGAGGTGAAGTTTTTTATCCAGTGTACCTAAATTAACCCTGGTACACTAAGCCCACTGTGTAATCTAATGCGAGTTTCAACAAGTCATAGATTACTGCAGCTAATTGGAACGGATAAATGGCGTCTTGCACTGCTCCATACTCAGCTGATGCGATGCCTTTGCGTGTCAGTCAATGACCCCATTGTTGTGAAATCCTGGATTTACTGTGCAATCCATATAAATTAATTCAGTCCATATGTTGAACATGAGGAAAGTAATTATTTTAGTCTGCGTATTCTTATTACCTCGGCAGTGCCAGGACAGACGGTCACCTTGAATTTAAAGTTATTACAGGCAATATTAGATGAGCTATTAAAGAAGTGCAGGCTTTTAGTACAGGAGGTCTAATTCAGGGCTGTCGACAATATTTGGATACATTAATATCCCATTCTGTGGTTATGTCTATATATAATGGATACATAAAGGTTTGGTACAcccaatttattaaaaaaaaaaaaaaaagtatctagCCATGCAGCCAACCACCATGGTGGTTGACGTCGTGCCCTAAATCTATAACACCTTAATATAACACCTAAATGAACCGGTACGCATCGTGTATCAGAGATGAGTTGAGTTGTAATGTAAAATCTCAATTGTGTGCTGGTCTATATTAATGTTTATACCATGGCCACCAAGAATCCTTGATTCTAATTGGCTTTCAGGTGTGGATTAACCTTTAGCAACCCAATATAACTGGACACCTATGAGGCAGGTGTTCTACATTAATGCACACTATTAAACTGCAGGTAAGGAATGTAACAGTGAGGCTTAGCTAAAGAACTTGACTTGTGTAACTAAAAAAAGTTTACTGGCTTAATGAGAACCCTGCAAATTTCATATCAAATATGTTTGATATTTGCATGTATCTGGATTTAACAAATTAATTAACAGTGGGAAAGATTcttccaaaacaaaataattataatttcatttaataataataattttgttgtattgttattgtattattttgcTATGGAATTGTTAGAGTGAGTGGAATAATTTTAAACAAAGTGCAATGGCTCAGAAtgctcagaaaaaaagcttGTATCTTAATGATACGAGTGCCTATTTGATGTCTTAAACACTACTCATGCGCAACTAAGCTCATAATAAGCAGCGACTGGCTGTATCAGTCAAACTTCAACCTCTCATGAAAGTTTTTAATGAACTCTATACATTCTTGTGATCTTAAGAGCAAATATTCCTGAATTCTGAATCCTCATTAGTGAGCAAGTTAGGAATCTCCTGCCCCAGCATCCAGTTGAGAGCAAGAAACAACTTTTCCGTCAGCAGCAAACAGACCAGATGCGGATGTACCTGTCCTTTAGAGAAGAAGTTGGGCAGGTACTTCATTGCATTACTGCGAATGCAGGCGATGTTCTGGTAGCTTCCCGGCTCAGAGGCTCGCAATGACTGGATACGATCCTGAACATAATCTGACACTTTGACTCGGATCTCCAGGCCCAGGATGAGCTTCTCAGGAAAAAGTGGAGATAACTCCACTGAGGGGAAATAAAGGATTcacaagagaaacaaacagagacatgaaCGGCGTAGACATGAGGACAGTGTAGAGCAAAAGTATGACCTGTGCAAACTATGGGAGGTCAGATCAGTCTGACTACCTAAAAGCCCCCCGTATCCACATCCAATGTCTGCGAACTCCACTTGTGGGGTCTCTTTCTCAGACAGGTTTCCTGTGAAGAGGTCTGGATACAGCTTGGACCAGTCCATTTCCTCTGGACACACAGGactgaggaggaaagaggagaaaacagagtgaACAGCTTTCTTTGAAAATATGCTCCTCTGAAGACAGTCCCAATGAAACCTGctgacagtgttttctgtggattatccagagtaacGGTCATACTGTATCTGTAAAGGGATGGCGCTgataatttttaaaatgctgctgctgagttgTAAGAAGGTGAACACAGAAACTTCAGACAAATATGAGAAATCCTAGACCAATAAAACCGCATCTCTCTGCACGACTTGCTGCCTCAGTGTACATTTATACATGTACAGCTGGGACTTTCACGTTAGCTGGTACTGGAGGAAAGTACCGTAAACGGAGCGCTGTGTAGAGTAGGTATTAAAGTCAGACACATGGACATCACTCACTAGTCAAACGTGTGGTGAGCCATAGGGTTTGAATGGGCTCGCTGTCTGTAGTAACGCTTCTGAGGCATTGACGAACTCATGTTGGATTAAAATACAAACTCTGCTCTCGACAATGTTCAATCTGTCCcgtaaatatttaaataaacataggAACGTGTACTCCAAAGGGGTTTCTAGTTCACCGCCGGTTGTGAGTCGCGCCGTTTTTACGTCATCACTAAGCGTCTTCTCAGGGTTGCcaggtttgctttttttttttttttttttacacgccCAGTGacagtatctatctatctgtataTCTATCTGTTCCTTTTATTTTGCCGTGGTGGAAGGTGATTTATGCAGACCCTTAAGTAAAAATAGTGATAGCATAATGTAAATTTACACCATTACAAGTAGAGCCctacatttaaatttttactcaagtaaaagtatcagaaaatgtatttaaagtttcaaaaataaaagcgACTCCTGACCAGTTATGTGggtttaaatgtttctgtccCTGTTATATTATCAATTAAATGGTTATTCCTAATACAAGAATACAATGCCATATCTACTGGTGACTTCTTATCATAAATGCGTGGGGCTAATTTTAACTCCATGATATACACTTTAAGTTGTTTTTGTCCTGTTGTTACTGCAAATTTTCTCACCAAAGATCACCAAAGGTTTAATGTGTAAATGAGTGTGTAATCAGGCTGAATACACTGTGGTATTTACATAGTTTTAGTTAGCATTATCTGCTATCACTTGTAATTAATATTACAATTGATGGTGATATTATTGTTGATGCGTAACATATTTTTGTATAAAAGtcagacaaagcaaaacacaccCTTGAGACAACAAAGTCTTTATTACAAAACTTGTACTTTGAGGGTATATTTTAAGCAACTGTGTCATGTGTTAAAATTTCATTGGTCTTTTTAATGTCTGATCCATCAGTGCAGCTTCAGTTGAAAACAGATTAAATCTACCACTCTACACCATGGACCCTCAAGACTATGTGGAATAAATTAAGATTCTCAATTATAGTTAGAGTTAGATccccccaaacaaacaaacaaacaaacaaacaaacaaacaaacaaacaaacaaacaaacaaacaaacaaacaaacaaacaaaaacagttcaaTGACATTGTGTAACATTGGTCataaatggttttaaaaaatggtttatAGCTTTAAGAAtcaaagctttttctttctttcaaatgcgtttttttttttttttaattgtcatgTTTTCACAGTCTTTGCATTTCAAGACTCagataaaacagaaactttCTCCCTTTACTCAATCTTTAGAAATGTTTCTCACTGCCCATGTTGAGCTCAGCCAGGGAGAATTTGCAAACGCAATATGAGACTAGGAGTTAATGGCAGTGTTTATGTGGCAGATTAGGATTTATTTGTATTAAATCCCAATCAACACTTTCATGTCCTCCTTAAACGCTGATgcacatttgtctgtttttaaccCAGCCTCATACAGTGGTCACCCTCATGACCACCTCATGGTTGGCACTGTGCCTGTTGTTGGGTCTTAACTGGCTAAGGATGTGCAAAATAGCATAGCCACAGTGGTGGTGGAGAATAGTCCTAACATGCCGACTCGCCCTCCGTCCGCTGTCTGTAACAGTGTGAGAAGAGTTCCTCTCAACACGACCAGCGCCTTTACTGCTGGAACTGATGGTGTCACCTAAGTCATTTGCTTTCTCGTAATTCAGCACTTTCCACTGCTGGTTCACAGCCTGCCAGCGCTTAAAGATCCGGTAAACAGATGATCCTTCATGGATTATAAGGCCTGGGCATAAAGGACAAAGGGTGGGGGAGAACAGGGGCAGTAAACAGGGTTACACATAGGCAAAAATAAAGGACAAAAAGGTACAGAGCTAAAAAGAACTATTAGGTCTCAAAAGCAAAAAGATTAAATATATTAGACATGTTTGTGGATATACTAGACTGATAATCCCttcacaaggaaaaaaaaaagcagaggcagaATGCAACAAACACAGTCAGGCATTTGTTTCATTGATGTCCATGTAATTAGaataaacaaatgtgtaaatgtgttacCTAAAGGCCAAATTGGTAAAGAGTTACCACCAAATTTGTGAAAATGACACTCGCTTTGTTGATATTCCAACCACCTTTAAAAATAACACGGCAGCCACAGCATCTCTGCCTTACCTATACAAACTATGTCCATGAAGCCGTACATGCCGTAGCATATCTGAAAGAGAAGGTCCTGCCGCTGCCATTTAGCTGAGGGGCTGAGAGAGGACCACACCAACCAAGAGATACTGGCGATGAGGAACAAAGAGCCCAGGATAATGGCTGCAATCTGCACCTTCTCAATCACAGTCAGAGAGATGGACTGCCACTGGAAAAAAGCAGAGCGAGACACAAGAACAGACTGAGGCCCAGTATTGTATGTGTAAACCGTAAAATTCTTCTACATTATAAGAGATAGTAGTTGTCTCAGTCTTTGACAAATTATTTTCAAACCTTTTTGTTGCACATAAATGTAccttcaaacagcagcaggacaaagGGTCCAAACAGCCACATTTCATTGCAATTGCGAGTCTTTCATTATTTCATACATTCTAGTATGTAGAATAAAATCTAATTTCTCTAACAAGTGACGACTTCGGCCACTTGGAACTCCAGGTTTTAGTGTCACTTGAGTCAAACAGCAACAAATAATTCTTGAAACAAAGTGGAGCTGATGCTCCAGCAGtatgtttgaaataaatgaaaacgtGTGTAATGCAGAATATCTGATAATGCAGaatgatattaaaaaaagtGGATTTACAGTAAATCAAAAGCAAGTGATGCTCTCTCCTCTACTGCTATTTTTTCATTAGTATAAGACAGGGATGTGTGTGGCCCAGCAGATACTGAGGATTGTCTGTTTATTAGGGATTATCCATTTATAGGGCTGATTGAACCAAGATTGCTGAGCCCTGGCTTCCACACATCATGACACATTGCTAACAATGGGCAGCCCGGCATCGCGGATGGCTGAATGAGATGCACATTGTAACCTGCTTTGGTAGAAAAGTACTAGCAGCTGTGAAGACTGTGTATAAGATCAAATATACTGAAGCTTCTCTAACTTTTCCATCAGGGTTCATAGATGTTATGCAGTATGGTAAAACGTCTTTGCTCGCTCCCTTTGGCGATGTGGTGTCACTGTCAGCGTTGGTTTTAATGTCACTCATCAGCTGAAAGGCTGCTTACATCTTCTGCAAGAGAGAAATTCTTAATTGCCCCAGTTCACTCTGGGTTTGTGAGTGCAGATCACTACACATCCAAAGTGATGTAACTACAGTGCCATTCACTGAGAAAACCACCGTCTCATTGAGAGGTTTTACACTGATAATAAAAAGTGACTCGTTGATGTTAGTGCCGTTAAAGTGCATGCATCGTCCAGCCGGAGGAGCAACTGAAAGACCACAAAAAATGTATCTGATAATATCTCTgtttaaaacattaattaatGCTGAAATCATTTGGTCATACTGTCTGTGAGCCTGCTGTCCATGTGCCTCATACTTGAATCATGTGCCAACTCTTTGAGATGAGTGCAGTGACTCAGACATTTGTTCTTGGCATCTTCCTTTAAGTCCTCaccactttcttcttctccatttGTCCATGAAAACAGTATAAATAGCTCCTTTGTCTGCCAACAGAAAAAGCTATTGTGCTTCCTGCAGGGAGTAAGTGCTTATTGCCTGGACAAAATCAGCCTAAAGGATCCTGTGGTAATGTAAATAGTACATGGCCTCCAATGTATGTCATTACATTTACCTTCTGATCAATGACCCATATTGTGATTACTATGCTTTTCTGCCAGTTTCTCAACTCTGGCAACGTGAAGTTTGTGTATGGCTTCCTGCCATATAGTCTGGCAGTCTCATGTCAAGGACTTTATTCATACAGctcctttaaatgtttatacCCCAGGTAAGAATGTTTTCCACAGAGGACATtaaagatgaagacagagacactgactgactgtacCTGCAGTGGGTTTTTGGTGCTGATTGCCAGGACCTGGTACTTGAAGTAGCAGAGTTCACAACTCCAGGAGCCTCTCTCACTGATCCAGCGGATAAGGCAGGACTGGTGAGTACAGCGCACAGAGCCATCACAGCGACAGGGGCTCAACAGCTCCCcctgcaggacacaaacagcagctgcatgacacatgcagacattcaCAAAGGCTGCTGTTATCGAATCTGCCTGTTAGGAGATTTGATTTAGTGGAGATGAcggtaaaaataaaagataaaaaatgttATCAGGAATGGCCCAAAGTCGGAAATCCCCGGCCCTGACACTGTCAGATTTTATCTGCTGAAGATATTATGTAAGGGCATTTTATTAGGTGTGTTTGTGCCATGAAGCTGGCAAGAGATtataaaaagatttaaaaaaataaaaaagaaaaaaaaaagacagcagctTGGAGCAAGTACCAACAGATGTAATCAACATGGAACTATACTGAATGTATTTAAATTGAATAATAACAGTGTTAGCTGTTGAATATTATCCTCTTGCAgcttgtgttttctcattttttcctttatCGTCACCCAACACAATTTGAGTTTAGCTGATAGATCACATTAGtttatttctttgatttgttgttgtgaGCAATCCTGTCTCCTGGAGGATAAAAGTGTTTGAATGTGacatcaaataataaataaaattatgacaACTTGGAAATAATGGTACCTGGGTTTGTCACAACAATATTTCATTATGGTTTTATCACCTACAGTTCTGTATATGTAGCTTTTATGTAAGCCTTAATTCTGTCACTTTAGGAGTATTAGCATTAAAGCAAGAAACTGACGAGGTAAGGTCAAAGCTCCCACATCCCTGCTACACTTATTGTTAGCTTTCATTGTCAGCTGGCTTCTATTTTTATGGCTCTTTGAGTTTATTTGAACAGACCAGAGCTTTACTTTTTGAGCCCAGTTTTCTGAGACTGTGTGACATCGGCCTGTTTTCATATTGTTTATCGGATTTTTGTCAGTTATGGGATAAAATTAACCATCTCGTCAGTGGTGTATACAGCCGTAGGATCCTGCATCTTAGAACCATCTTAGATATTGTTGACTCTCCGTCTCCTGTGTGGCAGCATCTTTccaaaaaaatgcacagctCCACATCTTGTCCagcttcactttcatttcaccCTGCACAGTCTTTGGCTTGCCAAGAAGCTATTTCGTGCATGCTGCTGTAGTACTGACGAGTGGCAAATCCAGATCTGCTGAATTTTACCACACTGTTTTGATCCATTATTGATTAATCCCACAGAAATGGCTGATTAGACTCCCTGCATTAATATCCAACACCTGTTACTTTCTTTTTGCAGTGAAGTAATCATGGACCCTGAAAAAGGGGCTTACTTGTTAATTAAATTTCATACTACAGGAAATTAAATGAACTAATTCACACTACCAAGCCTGACACAGGTTAAACAATACTTTGGAGCTTTCAGAGGACTGATATGTGCGTTATGTAGCTACAGTAAACATGAACCTCTCTAGGAACAGATATGCAGAGCAAAACAAGTACATGCATCCATAGCTGCCTGTTTCAATTCTGAAAGATGATGATGGTACAGTGCTGTGGGGCTTCTTATTTAAGCACAAACCAAGCCCCTAAAATAGCAGATTTGAATGTCATGAAGTGTCTGGACATCATTGCACTCAGTTATAATGCTTCATGGCATCAATACATCACCATTAGAAATTGTCGAGGAACAGTTCCACAAACATGGCAGCGAATTCATCTGATTGCACTGGCTCGGCCCAGACACCAGATCTCAGGTCCAGATGAACATTTGGGATGAGATTTTTTGGGAGCAATGATCAGCTCCAAACTTGACACACTTGCAGAAAATACTGGGTGCTGAGAAAATCTTTTGGCACTCGATCCTCCGATTAATTATTGCTAATTAAGGAATAACAGCATGGCACCTCATCATTATTAGGAGATTTCAAGCATGGTGTGAAATGAATGCATAGTTATCTGGCTGACTTGAAAGGGAAATGTCACTATTGATGTTCCCAGTGGATGTCATCTAGCCACTGCTGCATAAGCAATCAAAAGATACACGTGCCTATATGTActcagctgcagacattcaaaacatgaaaatcatcAAAACGTAATGAAGGGAGAGTATGTGGTACTCTTATTTTGATACATTTGACTATCTGCTGCTTAACACCTTCATCTGGATACAGTCTTCTTCTCTCATGTCACTTTCCTGCAGCCTCAAAAGAAATCACAGGACATCTGGCGCAGGTTTTTTGTTGTCAGTATGAGACTCCCTAAGGACTCCCTCGGACTGACAACGCTGTTGCACAtctcaatttattttctgtctgactCTAGGTGATGTGCTAGGCTTTTAATCAGCGGGATTTCTGGAGAGGAAACAACAACTTTCTGAGACCTCCAGCAAAGTCTGTCTCTTCAAGGTTGACTTCCTCCACCAGATTTGACGCACTCAGGCCTCCACGCCTCAGAtgacataaacattttttaagaaGCATTTACTTTCTGTGTATCCAGCCGATCTGCTCTCCTTCAGCTGTACTGTGTGTGACCTCGCTGTAGCCTAAAGGAATGATCAAAGGTGATGGTaatggttcctactgaagagtCCTTCATTAAGTCATTGAAGTCATGCTGCTTCCCTCACTGAGATCCCTCTGAATAATAATGAGTATAAGTAAGCAGTTGCTAAAAATGGTCTTTCATGTCGAGGAATCATTTTGTGAAACCTTTcgtcattgctttttttttttttttttttaaattggccTAATTTTTGTGTATCAGATGCTGAATACATTACTGCAAAgaattcactcactcacataaTAAATATACAGCTACTGCTTCTCTCCAGGCTATTCTTAACAACTGATGCCCCTCGCCTGCCTACTGCTATTTCCAGTCCACTGTTGATAgatgaattcttttttttagtcGTAGTCATTCTGGATTTTTACGCTGCGTCAGATCAGGCTTgatgcacacttacacacatctGAAAGAGTTTGTATGTCTAATGACTCACCACCATGcctttttaaaactgaatttgtttGCACAGCTAAATAGCCTAAAGGGAcaatccactgattttacacaaggagcaacttttttttttttttttttttaagttttatttaacTCAGCCTGTGAAACAGGTCTTTAAAGTCTCCTGTGCCTCTGGAGGAGGTTTTTCAAGTTTGAGAAAATCACCCTGAAGGTGTCACAGTGATGTCGTCAGGGTTTATCTCATCTAATTTATGACATAAAAATTCATTCATgaactgaatgtgtttgaaaagacGTGGCAGTTACCAGGCAGGAAAACACTCAGAAAAAGATGACACTGAGTTGCATGAGATGTAGGATACGTTTTTGCAATTTGACCCAAACTAGGTTACAGGTCTAGGTTATCCCACATTTGTGCAAGCAGCGTACTAAATTGCTGGAGTATATGTTTATAGTGGAAAACTACAAGATATAACATTGCACAAAACATTCATGAGTGGTTAAATTTCTCATCTAATGCTTTTCTAAGTGTTTGTTGCCTGCTGAAAGATCTTTTCAAAATTAGTTTTGATAGTGCCAAGCATTTCTGTGGACCCAGTAGAGTAGTGGATCTGGCAGGATGACCTGACCCTTCTTCCTTCATCTGAGGACCACGTGTTTTCGAGCCTTCTGCCCTGCTGAGGTGTCCATGCGCATACCAAAATTTGGCAACCTTGAAGGTTTCCCGTGAGTCCTACTGAGAAGCTGATCCCCATTGTCAAAGCACAAGCACCCACATCAGCACCGTTTATTTTACCTACTTAACTTTACCTTCTCTGGTCCCTGGAAGCAGATCCGGCACTGCGGCGATCGCATCCCGCTCTCTGAGAGACTGGGGAGGGAAGCAGCATCCAGGCCTCCTCCCTGGGGTTTGGCTCCTTCATCCTCAAACGCCAGGCTGCGTGGCCGGGGGTCAGAGCCATAATATTCCTCTTCGTCGTCCCGGTGAGAGCAGTTCAACGGCGGCCAGCCACAGCCTCCTATAGCGAGACCTCGCATCCTGGTCTGTGTGTCCGGGTCTGTACCCGTGTCAGTCCTCCTGCTTGATCCAGAGCGCATCAGTAACAACACTTTGACTTCATTGAAAAACATCCGGATCCGATACTTAAACATTCTTCAGCAGCTTTACTACACAAGTACAACTGCTCTGTGAGACAAAAGAGCCTTCAGCTTGACTGTGGAAGGTCCAtcagaaattattattattattattattgatattattattattagtagtagtagtagtagttgtagttgtagtagtaTGGCATTTGAACCCTCAGATTTAAAAGCACAGTTCACGTCCTactgaataaaaatacagatcTCGGTCAAAAAAGTGTGCGAAAAACATGATAGGCTATGAGATCAGCCCATAGCTCTTTGCATATCCTGTTGTTACAGCATGTGCACCGCAATCCAGCCAATAGGGAGGGATTATTTTTCACGGACAGAGGCGTTTTCTTTCGGGATTCAATGGAGGCTGAGAGCCACGAGCTGTGAGGCACCATCATTAAAGTCAGAGGGGTCCAGCAGCATCCTCTCATCCCTTCATTTTCAGTCCGGTTGTTTTTGTCAGAATCCCAAGGTTCAAACGGGGTCCTCTCGGTGCCGTAAATCAGCAGGAGCTGTCCAAGGTTTGCAATAAAAATGTTGGAGTCTATTCTTCTTCAGGCATGAAAGCGGAGAGAGTGACTGAATGAGGTTGGGGGTTGATATTAAATCCTATTAACAACTAAGTCAAATCCGATTTATGTTTGAGTTTCTCATTTACCTACAGGGGAGATGCAATTACAGGAGGTGACAAGCGTGTATCCTTTGTTGTCTCGCTGTGGCATCCATCAGTTCACCACTGTTTCctcttgtctcctcttcttcgctttagccttctctctctctttctccctttttttttttttttttttttttttttttttttggtctgtacATCGAGCGGATTTCacccccttcacacacacacacacacacacctcaccttAAGCAGCCCAGCTACAAAGTTACAGTCCAGGGGCGTTGCACGTTAGAGCTGAATGAGAggaaagtaaattaaaaatccgttgaacaacaacaacgacaacTACAACAAAAAATCCCCCTCAACTTGAATTGCCCGTTCTCTTCTTTTCCCATCCATCTCTGCGCCACAAATCAGGAAGAGCGAGAGGATGCCAGATATGGATTCTTGCAAGAGACAAAATGAGCCGACAGTAGACTGCAACTGTCCcttccgggggggggggggggctgttaaAAACAACCtcacaccatcatcatcatcatcatcttcaccaCATCAAGTCAAGACCTTCATGAAtcagtgagacaaaaaaaaaaaaaaaaacacttcacaagGCAGGCTGAAGCGATGTGTCTGACTGGGGTGGTctcacccccctccaccccaccccttccTCTTCATAAATCTCCTGGATATGTTAAAACTTGATTTCACGTGTCAACACGAAGCACAAACTTCTTCATCTGTATTGTAACAGACGGCGGTTTTCCATTGAAAACATCCTCCCGCGTGCGGCTCCATCCACGGTGAGCAGCGCTGTGCCGGGAGAGGCTGCGGCCGCTCGAGGTGCTGATATCCATGTGACGTGGAGGCCACGTGCTGAGATCCATCGGCTGATcgagaaaagcaaaacaattactgtaaacagcagtgtttgtgtgcgtttcAGAGGTAGGACTCTCCAGGGCTGGGGGAGTGTGCACGCAATGGATTCATCCACCTTTCACAGAATCACAGCACACCTGTCAGGGAGAGTTGTTTTAGAGGAGTCTGTCTACTGTTTATCATTAAACAAACAGGACGTTTTGAATAAAGTGGCCAAAATGCGACCATTGTGAAGTAAACATGATGTCTGGCAAAGCATCTTCTGCGTCTAAAGGGGAAATCAGCACTGaatatcaaaaaacaaaaagaatttaACAGAGGCAGATCTTTCCTGTGATGTACGACCTTTACCTGCAGACACCtagaaattattttctgtaaaaGTGTTAATGTTCGTCGTCAATAAGTGATCAGGAGTTCCAGTGTGCTGCTGGACATGTGCTGTCATGCACAAGTAAGCTCATGTTTACCTTAACATTTTCCTCCTGTGGCACATATTTACACTTAACTTGACAGCTGTCTGATTTGACGTGCCCTAATTTTTACATCTAAAGTGCTTGAGGACTTTTTCCACTATATCATGGGAGGCTTCGTGGGGCTTCAAAGCAATCAATGATTTTTGCATTGCCATTTCTAGGAAGTtaacaaaaagtgaaaagccTGAGATTTCATTTGATTACTTTCTCCAGCAATCCATAAATTCTCAGTGAATATTGATGTGATGGGTTGATTAACTGATCAAATTGGACAATAGTgggtgataataataataataataataataataataataataataataataataataattccccacttttcaaaaacagagtaaacagaaaaaaatgtgagaaa
This region of Toxotes jaculatrix isolate fToxJac2 chromosome 3, fToxJac2.pri, whole genome shotgun sequence genomic DNA includes:
- the LOC121179569 gene encoding E3 ubiquitin-protein ligase MARCHF9-like; amino-acid sequence: MFKYRIRMFFNEVKVLLLMRSGSSRRTDTGTDPDTQTRMRGLAIGGCGWPPLNCSHRDDEEEYYGSDPRPRSLAFEDEGAKPQGGGLDAASLPSLSESGMRSPQCRICFQGPEKGELLSPCRCDGSVRCTHQSCLIRWISERGSWSCELCYFKYQVLAISTKNPLQWQSISLTVIEKVQIAAIILGSLFLIASISWLVWSSLSPSAKWQRQDLLFQICYGMYGFMDIVCIGLIIHEGSSVYRIFKRWQAVNQQWKVLNYEKANDLGDTISSSSKGAGRVERNSSHTVTDSGRRASRHVRTILHHHCGYAILHILSQLRPNNRHSANHEVVMRVTTV
- the mettl1 gene encoding tRNA (guanine-N(7)-)-methyltransferase gives rise to the protein MSSSMPQKRYYRQRAHSNPMAHHTFDYPVCPEEMDWSKLYPDLFTGNLSEKETPQVEFADIGCGYGGLLVELSPLFPEKLILGLEIRVKVSDYVQDRIQSLRASEPGSYQNIACIRSNAMKYLPNFFSKGQLSKMFFLFPDPHFKKTKHKWRIISPTLLAEYAYTLRIGGLVYTITDVEEVHLWMVKHFTEHPLFTRVPDEELVEDVIINRLGTCTEEGKKVQRNGGKNFLAVFRRIEDLN